Proteins from a genomic interval of Schistocerca cancellata isolate TAMUIC-IGC-003103 chromosome 8, iqSchCanc2.1, whole genome shotgun sequence:
- the LOC126094982 gene encoding cuticle protein 19.8-like has protein sequence MFKQLIVVLAVVAACLAAPGPKPAPGLLASYVAAAPVAYTAHAVAAPVAYTAAAAPVAYAAPYSAAYVAPYAAAYRAAILG, from the exons ATGTTCAAGCAG CTGATCGTCGTCCTGGCCGTGGTGGCTGCTTGCCTGGCCGCCCCCGGACCCAAGCCGGCCCCCGGCCTGCTGGCCAGCTACGTGGCCGCCGCCCCCGTCGCCTACACCGCCCACGCAGTCGCCGCCCCCGTCGCCTACACTGCTGCCGCCGCCCCTGTGGCGTACGCCGCTCCGTACTCGGCTGCCTACGTAGCCCCGTACGCAGCAGCCTACAGGGCAGCCATCCTCGGATGA